A section of the Streptomyces sp. Je 1-369 genome encodes:
- a CDS encoding TIGR03619 family F420-dependent LLM class oxidoreductase: MRISATLYMTDETITPVRLAQELERRGFAGLYLPEHTHIPVPRETPYPGGDLPPECARMLSPFIALAQAAAVTERIALGTNIALVAQHDPIDLAKQIATLDHLSGGRVTLGIGYGWNREEAEDHGVPWPRRRAVVRERMAVMRALWADMPKAYEGEFGGVRASEVHPKPARAPRERLAKGPLFGPRALIGGAAGPGLFAHVAEYADGWMPVGGSGLREALPVLRSAWADAGRGAEDLYVAVTAVAPVPGKFAYYGELGVDEVIVQLPPGGETEVCAALDGLGRYVTS, encoded by the coding sequence GTGCGCATCTCCGCGACGCTCTACATGACCGACGAGACGATCACTCCGGTACGCCTGGCCCAGGAACTGGAGCGGCGCGGCTTCGCCGGGCTCTACCTCCCCGAGCACACCCACATCCCGGTGCCCCGCGAAACCCCCTACCCGGGCGGCGACCTGCCGCCCGAGTGCGCCCGCATGCTCAGCCCGTTCATCGCCCTCGCCCAGGCCGCCGCCGTCACCGAACGCATCGCCCTCGGCACGAACATCGCCCTGGTCGCCCAGCACGACCCCATCGACCTGGCGAAGCAGATCGCGACCCTCGACCACCTCTCCGGCGGCCGCGTCACCCTCGGCATCGGCTACGGCTGGAACCGGGAGGAGGCCGAGGACCACGGCGTCCCGTGGCCGCGGCGCCGGGCGGTCGTACGGGAGCGGATGGCGGTCATGCGGGCGCTGTGGGCGGACATGCCGAAGGCGTACGAGGGGGAGTTCGGCGGCGTACGGGCGAGCGAGGTCCATCCGAAGCCCGCGCGGGCACCCCGCGAACGGCTCGCGAAGGGGCCGCTGTTCGGGCCGCGAGCCCTCATCGGCGGCGCGGCGGGGCCGGGGCTCTTCGCGCACGTCGCGGAGTACGCGGACGGCTGGATGCCCGTCGGCGGCAGCGGGCTGCGCGAGGCGCTGCCCGTGCTCAGGTCGGCGTGGGCGGACGCGGGGCGCGGGGCGGAGGACCTGTATGTGGCGGTGACGGCCGTGGCGCCGGTTCCGGGCAAGTTCGCGTACTACGGGGAGCTGGGCGTGGACGAGGTGATCGTGCAGCTGCCGCCCGGCGGGGAGACGGAGGTGTGCGCGGCGCTCGACGGGCTCGGGCGGTACGTGACGTCATGA
- a CDS encoding ankyrin repeat domain-containing protein, whose protein sequence is MNRRKQKKLTHRLVWAAAVGDTRTVRTVLRSGVDPELPEAHGTTALYAASVHGAASTVRALLRAGALPDTESRDVTEGTPLCAAAAWGHVGTVRELLAHGADPNLREDFGTGRTPLRWARDGAGGPHPETEAALLAAGAVE, encoded by the coding sequence GTGAACAGACGGAAGCAGAAGAAGCTCACCCACCGCCTGGTCTGGGCGGCGGCGGTCGGCGACACGCGCACGGTCCGTACCGTGCTCCGGTCCGGGGTCGACCCCGAGCTGCCCGAGGCCCACGGCACCACCGCGCTGTACGCCGCGTCGGTGCACGGCGCCGCCTCCACGGTGCGGGCCCTCCTGCGCGCCGGGGCGCTGCCGGACACGGAGAGCCGCGACGTCACCGAGGGCACGCCGCTGTGCGCGGCCGCCGCCTGGGGCCACGTCGGCACGGTCCGCGAGCTCCTCGCCCACGGCGCCGACCCGAACCTCCGCGAGGACTTCGGCACGGGCCGAACGCCGCTGCGGTGGGCGCGCGACGGAGCGGGCGGCCCGCACCCGGAGACGGAGGCGGCGCTGCTCGCGGCGGGGGCGGTCGAGTAA
- a CDS encoding CehA/McbA family metallohydrolase, with the protein MCEDVHHPIGPNRRGLFVTGAAAAITLGTVSFASGAERRAPARNGKPGSTETRTVRGTLPTGSPDFVYLPVEVPYGVSEFRASYTYEKPTVPPGTQGNALDIGVFDERGTELGGKGFRGWSGGARTEFFIRADAATPGYIPGRVREGTWYIALGPYTVAPEGLPYEVTITLTYGAPGKTPKPSYPPERAKGRGRAWYRGDCHLHSVHSDGRRTPAEIAALARAAGLDFINSSEHNTHSAHPHWADLAGDDLLIMLGEEVTTRNGHVVALGVDPGTFVDWRYRARDNRFGKYARKVRDAGGLVVPAHPHATCVGCNWKFGFGDADVIEAWNGAYTPDDEIALADWDSRLVASVRGGRPWIPAMGNSDAHRDPDRIGGPQTVVLADDLTREAIQDGIRRGRSYIAESKAVELTFSAAGGKGGHAGIGGRLDVDRDAPVTVRLDVKGAPGCTARFVTDQGVLHTGPALPESGAGTLEWRTTASYAAYVRAEVRHPPVTPGLPGPLTAFTNPIFLGR; encoded by the coding sequence ATGTGTGAGGACGTACACCACCCGATCGGCCCGAACCGGCGCGGACTGTTCGTGACGGGCGCCGCCGCCGCGATTACGTTGGGCACCGTGAGCTTCGCAAGCGGCGCCGAGCGGCGCGCCCCCGCGCGGAACGGGAAGCCGGGGAGCACGGAGACGAGAACGGTGCGCGGAACACTGCCCACCGGGTCCCCGGACTTCGTCTACCTGCCCGTCGAAGTCCCCTACGGCGTAAGCGAGTTCCGCGCCTCCTACACCTACGAGAAGCCCACCGTGCCGCCCGGCACCCAGGGCAACGCCCTCGACATCGGCGTCTTCGACGAGCGCGGCACGGAGCTCGGCGGCAAGGGCTTCCGCGGCTGGTCCGGCGGCGCCCGCACCGAGTTCTTCATCCGCGCCGACGCGGCGACGCCCGGCTACATCCCGGGCCGCGTCCGCGAGGGCACCTGGTACATCGCCCTCGGCCCGTACACGGTCGCCCCCGAGGGTCTCCCCTACGAGGTGACGATCACCCTCACCTACGGGGCACCCGGCAAGACCCCGAAGCCTTCCTACCCGCCCGAGCGCGCCAAGGGCCGCGGCCGCGCCTGGTACCGCGGCGACTGCCACCTGCACTCCGTCCACTCCGACGGCAGGCGCACCCCCGCCGAGATCGCGGCGCTCGCCCGTGCGGCGGGCCTCGACTTCATCAACAGCTCGGAGCACAACACGCACTCCGCGCACCCGCACTGGGCGGACCTGGCGGGCGACGACCTCCTCATCATGCTCGGCGAGGAGGTGACGACCCGCAACGGCCACGTCGTCGCCCTCGGCGTGGACCCCGGCACGTTCGTCGACTGGCGCTACCGCGCACGCGACAACCGCTTCGGGAAGTACGCGCGGAAGGTCAGGGACGCGGGCGGCCTCGTCGTCCCCGCCCACCCGCACGCCACCTGCGTCGGCTGCAACTGGAAGTTCGGCTTCGGCGACGCGGACGTCATCGAGGCGTGGAACGGCGCGTACACGCCGGACGACGAGATCGCCCTCGCCGACTGGGACAGCCGGCTCGTCGCCTCCGTGCGCGGCGGCCGCCCCTGGATCCCGGCCATGGGCAACAGCGACGCGCACCGCGACCCCGACCGCATCGGTGGCCCGCAGACCGTCGTCCTCGCCGACGACCTGACCCGCGAGGCCATCCAGGACGGCATCCGCCGCGGCCGCTCCTACATCGCCGAGTCCAAGGCCGTGGAGCTCACGTTCTCGGCGGCGGGCGGCAAGGGCGGGCACGCGGGCATCGGCGGCCGTCTCGACGTCGACCGCGACGCCCCTGTCACGGTCCGCCTCGACGTCAAGGGCGCCCCGGGCTGCACGGCCCGCTTCGTCACCGACCAGGGCGTCCTGCACACGGGCCCCGCGCTGCCGGAGTCGGGCGCGGGGACGTTGGAGTGGCGCACGACGGCGTCGTACGCCGCCTACGTACGGGCGGAGGTGCGCCACCCGCCCGTGACGCCCGGCCTGCCGGGCCCGCTGACGGCGTTCACGAACCCGATCTTCCTGGGCCGGTAA
- a CDS encoding aldehyde dehydrogenase family protein — MSSDDTRRRLFIGGEWVEPDGGHYEVVDPATEGVVGLAPEASGEQVRAAASAAREAFAGWSRTTPEERAGILSRAAAVLRRDFAAHAELARAESGATTATARGMQVAVAVARFERYAKGALEPVEAALPPQIHEAGPMGKAGVVGAVAVRRPVGVVTCITSYNNPWANPAGKVAPALAMGNTVVVKPAPQDPLSVYGMAAALEEAGVPPGVVNVVSGTDSAVGEAAVASPDVDMVSFTGSTAVGQRIGEVCGRDMKRQLMELGGKGAAIVLDDADLDAAVAGIGTTFSFYSGQICTAPTRVIVQRGVYEELVDRLAAYIGYLKVGDPAAPGTVVGPVISAAHRDRIEAYVEDGRKEGARVVAGGERPPAFDKGFYVAPTLLADCTHDMRVVREEIFGPVVVVVPFDADGPEDAEETAIALAADSEYGLIDYVWSGDVARAFRVARRLRAGGVGVNTVARNMEAPFGGFKKSGVGRDVGSYALHAYSELQSLVWPG, encoded by the coding sequence GTGAGCAGCGACGACACCCGGCGGCGGCTGTTCATCGGGGGTGAATGGGTCGAGCCCGACGGTGGGCACTATGAAGTCGTCGACCCGGCCACCGAAGGCGTCGTCGGGCTCGCGCCCGAGGCGAGCGGCGAGCAGGTCCGCGCCGCCGCCTCGGCGGCCCGCGAGGCCTTCGCGGGCTGGTCGCGCACGACGCCGGAGGAGCGTGCCGGGATCCTGTCCCGTGCCGCCGCCGTCCTGCGGCGCGACTTCGCGGCGCACGCCGAGCTCGCGCGGGCCGAGAGCGGCGCCACGACCGCGACGGCCCGCGGCATGCAGGTGGCGGTGGCCGTGGCGCGGTTCGAGCGGTACGCCAAGGGGGCGCTGGAGCCGGTCGAGGCCGCGCTGCCGCCGCAGATCCATGAAGCCGGGCCCATGGGGAAGGCCGGTGTCGTGGGGGCGGTCGCCGTGCGCAGGCCCGTGGGCGTCGTCACCTGCATCACCTCGTACAACAACCCCTGGGCCAACCCCGCGGGCAAGGTCGCGCCCGCCCTCGCCATGGGCAACACCGTCGTCGTGAAGCCCGCGCCGCAGGACCCGCTGTCGGTGTACGGGATGGCGGCCGCCCTGGAGGAGGCGGGTGTGCCGCCCGGTGTCGTGAACGTCGTCTCCGGCACGGACTCCGCGGTGGGCGAGGCGGCCGTCGCCTCCCCCGACGTGGACATGGTGAGCTTCACCGGCTCCACGGCCGTCGGGCAGCGCATCGGCGAGGTGTGCGGCCGCGACATGAAGCGGCAGCTGATGGAGCTGGGCGGGAAGGGTGCGGCGATCGTCCTGGACGACGCCGACCTGGACGCCGCGGTGGCGGGCATCGGCACGACGTTCTCCTTCTACAGCGGGCAGATCTGTACGGCGCCGACCCGCGTCATCGTCCAGCGGGGGGTCTATGAGGAGCTGGTCGACCGACTCGCCGCCTATATCGGGTACTTGAAGGTGGGGGATCCGGCCGCGCCCGGCACCGTCGTCGGGCCCGTGATCTCCGCCGCCCACCGCGACCGCATCGAGGCGTACGTCGAGGACGGGCGGAAGGAGGGCGCGCGGGTCGTCGCGGGCGGTGAGCGACCGCCCGCGTTCGACAAGGGTTTCTACGTCGCGCCGACCCTGCTCGCCGACTGCACGCACGACATGCGCGTGGTCCGCGAGGAGATCTTCGGGCCTGTGGTCGTCGTGGTGCCCTTCGACGCGGACGGGCCCGAGGACGCCGAGGAGACGGCGATCGCCCTCGCCGCCGACAGCGAATACGGCCTCATCGACTACGTGTGGTCGGGCGACGTCGCCCGCGCCTTCCGCGTGGCCCGGCGGCTGCGGGCGGGCGGCGTCGGCGTCAACACGGTCGCCCGGAACATGGAGGCGCCGTTCGGCGGCTTCAAGAAGAGCGGGGTGGGCCGGGACGTCGGCTCGTACGCCCTGCACGCGTACAGCGAACTCCAGTCCCTTGTATGGCCGGGGTGA
- a CDS encoding N-acyl-D-amino-acid deacylase family protein, whose product MLDHLIKGATVVDGTGVPGRVADVGIRDGRIAVVAAPGTVSEEARTSEDAQGRVLAPGFVDPHTHYDAQLFWDPYATPSLNHGVTTVAGGNCGFTLAPLHPDRPGDADYTRRMMSKVEGMSLVALEEGAPWSWSSFGEYLDALEGRVAVNAGFMVGHCALRRYVMGEDAVGGQPSTEQLDAMLRLLHEAMDAGAWGLSTTQSSTHSDGDGQPVASRHAEPAELLALSRAVGEHEGTQIEAIVAGCLDQFSDDEVELLVEMSAVAGRPLNWNVLTIDAAVPERVPRQLVASERARKAGGRIVALTMPILTPMNMSLGTFCALNLIPGWGDVLGLPVPERITKLRDPAVREEMLRRAGSKEAGVFRRLARFDRYVIGDTYSAANDGLTGRVVGDIAAERGQEPFHCITEICANDDMRTVLWPMPTDNDPDSWALRAETWQHEDVMLGGSDAGAHLDRMCGAPYTTRFIGDCLRGRKLVGLEQAVKMLTDDPARLFGLRERGRITEGYHADLVLFDPERIDAGKATLVHDLPGDSPRLDSKAIGIDAVWVNGVEAIRADVVTGAVPGKVLRSGRDTRTVSTK is encoded by the coding sequence ATGCTCGACCACCTCATCAAGGGCGCGACCGTCGTCGACGGGACCGGTGTTCCCGGGCGTGTCGCCGACGTCGGGATACGGGACGGGCGCATCGCCGTCGTCGCCGCGCCCGGCACCGTCAGCGAGGAGGCGCGGACCAGTGAGGACGCCCAGGGGCGTGTCCTCGCGCCGGGGTTCGTCGATCCGCATACGCATTACGACGCGCAGCTGTTCTGGGACCCGTACGCGACGCCCTCCCTCAACCACGGCGTCACCACCGTCGCGGGCGGCAACTGTGGGTTCACGCTCGCTCCGCTCCATCCCGACCGGCCCGGTGACGCCGACTACACGCGGCGGATGATGTCGAAGGTGGAGGGGATGTCCCTCGTGGCGCTCGAAGAGGGCGCGCCCTGGTCGTGGAGTTCGTTCGGGGAGTATCTCGATGCCCTGGAGGGGCGCGTCGCCGTCAACGCGGGGTTCATGGTGGGGCACTGCGCGTTGCGGCGGTACGTCATGGGAGAGGACGCCGTCGGCGGGCAGCCGTCCACTGAGCAGTTGGACGCCATGTTGCGTCTCCTGCACGAGGCGATGGACGCCGGGGCCTGGGGTCTTTCCACCACCCAGTCGTCCACCCACTCGGACGGCGACGGGCAGCCCGTCGCCTCTCGGCACGCCGAGCCCGCCGAGCTGCTCGCGCTCAGCCGTGCCGTGGGCGAGCACGAGGGGACACAGATCGAGGCGATCGTCGCCGGGTGCCTCGATCAGTTCAGCGATGACGAGGTCGAGCTGCTTGTCGAGATGAGCGCCGTCGCCGGGCGGCCGTTGAACTGGAACGTGCTGACCATCGACGCCGCCGTGCCCGAGCGCGTGCCGCGTCAGCTCGTAGCCAGTGAGCGTGCCCGTAAGGCGGGCGGGCGCATCGTCGCGCTGACCATGCCGATCCTCACGCCCATGAACATGTCCCTCGGTACGTTCTGCGCCCTCAACCTCATCCCCGGCTGGGGTGACGTCCTCGGTCTGCCCGTGCCCGAGCGGATTACGAAGCTGCGCGACCCGGCCGTGCGGGAGGAGATGCTGCGGCGGGCCGGGAGCAAGGAAGCCGGAGTGTTCCGGCGGCTCGCGCGGTTCGACCGGTACGTCATCGGCGACACGTACTCCGCCGCCAACGACGGGCTCACCGGACGCGTCGTCGGTGACATCGCCGCCGAGCGCGGGCAGGAGCCCTTCCACTGCATCACCGAGATCTGCGCCAACGACGACATGCGCACCGTGCTGTGGCCCATGCCCACCGACAACGACCCCGACTCCTGGGCGCTGCGTGCCGAGACGTGGCAGCACGAGGACGTCATGCTGGGCGGCTCGGACGCCGGCGCGCATCTGGACCGCATGTGCGGAGCCCCGTACACGACCCGGTTCATCGGGGACTGTCTGCGTGGGCGGAAGCTCGTCGGGCTCGAACAGGCCGTGAAGATGCTCACCGATGATCCGGCCCGGTTGTTCGGGCTGCGCGAGCGGGGGCGGATCACCGAGGGGTACCACGCCGACCTCGTCCTCTTCGACCCCGAGCGCATCGACGCGGGCAAGGCCACCCTCGTCCACGACCTGCCCGGCGACAGCCCGCGGCTCGACTCCAAGGCGATCGGCATCGACGCGGTGTGGGTCAATGGCGTCGAGGCCATTCGTGCGGATGTGGTGACCGGTGCCGTGCCCGGGAAGGTTCTGCGGTCCGGGCGCGACACCAGGACGGTGAGCACCAAGTGA
- a CDS encoding LLM class flavin-dependent oxidoreductase — MEFGLFVQGYVPAQRAKVDPEAEHKALIEETEYVIEADKSGFKYAWASEHHFLEEYSHLSANDVYLGYLAHATDRIHLGSGIFNPLAPVNHPVKVAEKVTMLDHLSQGRFEFGTGRGAGSHEILGFMPGITDMNHTKEIWEETIAEFPKMWLQDEYVGFQGKHWSLPPRKILPKPYGKSHPAMWYAAGSPSSYAMAGKKGLGVLGFSVQKVSDMEWVVESYKTAVKEAQAIGDFVNDNVMVTSTAICAETHKKAVEIAVGGGLNYLQSLLFRYHDTFPRPEGIPEWPELLPEYTEELIELLIAEELMICGDPDEVLTQCKRWEQAGADQLSFGLPIGISPEDTKSTIRLIGEHVIPKIDTDPVHRTTRFRQAASGA, encoded by the coding sequence TTGGAATTCGGTCTCTTTGTACAGGGATACGTGCCCGCCCAGCGGGCCAAGGTCGACCCCGAAGCGGAGCACAAGGCGCTCATCGAGGAGACCGAGTACGTCATCGAGGCGGACAAGTCCGGGTTCAAGTACGCCTGGGCGTCCGAGCACCACTTCCTGGAGGAGTACTCCCACCTCTCCGCCAACGACGTCTACCTCGGCTACCTCGCGCACGCCACCGACCGCATCCACCTCGGCTCCGGCATCTTCAACCCGCTCGCGCCCGTCAACCACCCCGTGAAGGTGGCGGAGAAGGTGACGATGCTCGACCATCTCTCCCAGGGGCGGTTCGAGTTCGGCACGGGGCGCGGTGCCGGTTCGCACGAGATCCTCGGCTTCATGCCGGGCATCACGGACATGAACCACACCAAGGAGATCTGGGAAGAGACCATCGCCGAGTTCCCCAAGATGTGGCTTCAGGACGAGTACGTGGGGTTCCAGGGCAAGCACTGGTCGCTGCCGCCCCGCAAGATCCTGCCGAAGCCGTACGGGAAGTCGCACCCGGCCATGTGGTACGCCGCCGGGTCCCCCTCCTCGTACGCCATGGCGGGCAAGAAGGGGCTCGGGGTCCTCGGCTTCAGCGTGCAGAAGGTCTCCGACATGGAGTGGGTCGTCGAGTCGTACAAGACGGCGGTCAAGGAGGCGCAGGCGATCGGGGACTTCGTCAACGACAACGTCATGGTGACGTCGACGGCGATCTGCGCGGAGACGCACAAGAAGGCGGTCGAGATCGCGGTCGGCGGTGGCCTCAACTACCTCCAGTCGCTGCTCTTCCGCTACCACGACACGTTCCCGCGGCCCGAGGGCATTCCCGAGTGGCCCGAGCTGCTCCCCGAGTACACCGAGGAGCTCATCGAGCTGCTCATCGCCGAGGAGCTGATGATCTGCGGCGACCCGGACGAGGTGCTCACGCAGTGCAAGCGGTGGGAGCAGGCCGGGGCGGACCAGCTCAGCTTCGGGCTGCCGATCGGGATCTCGCCCGAGGACACGAAGAGCACGATCAGGCTGATCGGTGAGCATGTGATCCCGAAGATCGACACGGATCCGGTGCACCGGACGACGCGGTTCCGCCAAGCGGCGTCCGGAGCGTGA
- a CDS encoding SDR family NAD(P)-dependent oxidoreductase, translated as MGKLDGRVVIVTGAARGQGEQEARLFVEEGARVVVADVLDAQGEALAKELGAESAAYVHLDVGVEEDWRAATAAAKDAFGKVDGLVNNAGILRFNELVSTPLEEFEQIIRVNQIGCFLGIRTVAPEIAAAGGGTIVNTASYTALTGMAYVGAYAATKHAVLGLTRVAALELAGRNIRVNAVCPGAVDTPMTNPARLDPGADPEAAKEAVAELYKTLVPLGRIGQPQEVAALALFLTGDDSAYITGQPFVIDGGWLAGVSVV; from the coding sequence ATGGGCAAGCTGGACGGCCGCGTCGTCATCGTGACCGGCGCCGCGCGCGGACAGGGCGAGCAGGAGGCGCGCCTCTTCGTGGAGGAGGGAGCCCGCGTCGTCGTCGCCGACGTGCTGGACGCGCAGGGTGAGGCTCTCGCGAAGGAGCTGGGGGCGGAGTCCGCGGCGTACGTCCACCTCGACGTCGGAGTCGAGGAGGACTGGCGCGCCGCGACGGCCGCAGCCAAGGACGCCTTCGGGAAGGTCGACGGGCTCGTGAACAACGCGGGGATCCTGCGGTTCAACGAGCTCGTCAGCACCCCGCTGGAGGAGTTCGAGCAGATCATCCGCGTCAACCAGATCGGTTGCTTCCTCGGTATCCGCACCGTCGCCCCGGAGATCGCCGCGGCCGGCGGCGGCACGATCGTGAACACCGCGTCCTACACGGCCCTCACGGGCATGGCGTACGTGGGCGCGTACGCCGCGACCAAGCACGCCGTCCTCGGCCTCACCCGGGTCGCCGCCCTGGAGCTCGCGGGCCGGAACATCCGCGTGAACGCCGTGTGCCCGGGTGCGGTCGACACCCCCATGACCAACCCCGCGCGGCTCGACCCGGGCGCCGACCCCGAGGCGGCGAAGGAGGCGGTGGCGGAGCTGTACAAGACGCTCGTGCCGCTCGGGCGGATCGGGCAGCCGCAGGAGGTGGCCGCGCTGGCGCTGTTCCTGACCGGGGACGACTCGGCGTACATCACGGGGCAGCCGTTCGTCATCGACGGGGGGTGGCTCGCCGGGGTCAGCGTCGTGTGA
- a CDS encoding TIGR03619 family F420-dependent LLM class oxidoreductase, producing the protein MQLPVQSQSSMYAEGWERGAEPDDLVEIARTADHTGFAYIAACDHVAIPRRLADAMSTVWYDPVATLAHLAAVTENVRLMSHVAVVGLRHPLASAKQYATLDHLSGGRLILGVGAGHVREEFEALGVDFARRGPILDEAIDALRAALGVEEYPEYRGETFAFKDLGQMPRPAQAHVPLWVGGSSPAAVRRAATRADGWLPQGDPRDKLPAQIAKLKRLREEAGIAEPITVGAITEPLYVGDPGWPVGRRTLAGKPEELAESLRAYAAMGVDQIQVRFRSRSRTELTDQMAAFAADVAPHLDDHRQNDHDQ; encoded by the coding sequence ATGCAGTTGCCCGTTCAGTCGCAGAGTTCCATGTATGCGGAGGGGTGGGAGAGAGGGGCCGAACCCGACGACCTCGTCGAGATAGCCCGCACCGCCGACCACACCGGCTTCGCCTACATCGCCGCCTGCGACCACGTCGCCATCCCCCGCCGCCTCGCCGACGCCATGAGCACCGTCTGGTACGACCCCGTCGCCACCCTCGCCCACCTCGCCGCGGTCACCGAGAACGTCCGCCTGATGAGTCACGTCGCCGTCGTCGGCCTGCGGCACCCCCTCGCCTCCGCCAAGCAGTACGCCACCCTCGACCACCTCAGCGGCGGGCGCCTCATCCTCGGAGTGGGGGCCGGGCACGTGCGGGAGGAGTTCGAGGCGCTCGGGGTCGACTTCGCGCGGCGCGGGCCGATCCTCGACGAGGCGATCGACGCGCTCAGGGCGGCCCTGGGGGTGGAGGAGTACCCCGAGTACCGGGGGGAGACCTTCGCCTTCAAGGACCTCGGGCAGATGCCGAGGCCCGCCCAGGCCCACGTACCCCTCTGGGTCGGCGGATCCTCCCCCGCCGCCGTACGCCGCGCGGCGACCCGCGCCGACGGCTGGCTCCCCCAGGGCGACCCGCGCGACAAGCTGCCCGCGCAGATCGCGAAGCTGAAGCGGTTGCGAGAGGAAGCCGGGATCGCCGAGCCCATCACCGTGGGCGCGATCACCGAACCGCTGTACGTCGGGGACCCGGGATGGCCCGTCGGCCGCCGCACGCTCGCCGGGAAGCCGGAGGAACTCGCCGAGTCCCTGCGCGCGTACGCCGCGATGGGCGTCGACCAGATCCAGGTCCGCTTCCGCAGCCGGAGCCGTACCGAACTCACCGACCAGATGGCGGCCTTCGCCGCCGATGTCGCCCCGCACCTCGACGACCATCGCCAGAACGATCACGACCAGTAG
- a CDS encoding amidohydrolase family protein has translation METPETFPKIISVDDHTVEPPHVWRDRLPSKYQDRGPRIVRAPLRSMSFLGGKFAPVMGERGEDGPIGDWWIYEDLHRPLTRLDTAVGYDRDEIKLEVITYEQMRPGSYSVPDRLADMDVNHVQSALCFPTFPRFCGQTFTEAKDRELALLSVRAYNDWMVEEWCGPEAAGRLIPLTLIPLWDAELAAAEVRRNAARGVRAVAFSEIPPHLGLPSIHTDAWDPFLRACDETGTVVAMHIGSSSRMPSTSADAPPAVGSTITFANCCFSMVDWLMSGKFERFPNLKVMYAEGQIGWIPYILERADVVWEENRGWGGVADKVTRPPSELFTEHVFGCFFDDAFGLRNLDSIGVGNVLYETDYPHSDSTWPKSREVGESQMGHLSPEVVDRIVRGNAVALLGLTEAGLWRGLGA, from the coding sequence ATGGAGACCCCGGAGACCTTCCCGAAGATCATCTCGGTGGACGACCACACGGTCGAACCCCCGCACGTCTGGCGGGACCGGCTCCCGTCGAAGTACCAGGACCGCGGCCCCCGGATCGTCCGCGCGCCCCTGAGGTCGATGTCCTTCCTGGGCGGCAAGTTCGCCCCGGTCATGGGGGAGAGGGGGGAGGACGGCCCCATCGGGGACTGGTGGATCTACGAGGACCTGCACCGCCCCCTCACCCGCCTCGACACGGCGGTCGGCTACGACAGGGACGAGATCAAACTCGAGGTCATCACGTACGAGCAGATGCGGCCCGGGTCGTACAGCGTGCCCGACCGGCTCGCCGACATGGACGTCAACCACGTCCAGTCCGCCCTCTGTTTCCCCACGTTTCCGCGGTTCTGCGGGCAGACGTTCACGGAGGCCAAGGACCGGGAACTCGCGCTCCTCTCGGTCCGCGCGTACAACGACTGGATGGTGGAGGAATGGTGCGGCCCCGAAGCGGCAGGCCGCCTCATACCGCTCACCCTCATCCCCCTCTGGGACGCCGAGCTCGCCGCTGCGGAAGTACGGCGCAACGCGGCGCGCGGCGTGCGGGCCGTCGCCTTCTCCGAGATCCCGCCCCACCTCGGGCTCCCGTCCATCCACACCGACGCGTGGGACCCCTTCCTGCGCGCCTGCGACGAGACCGGCACGGTCGTCGCCATGCACATCGGCTCCTCCAGCAGGATGCCGTCGACCTCCGCGGACGCGCCGCCCGCCGTCGGCTCCACGATCACCTTCGCCAACTGCTGCTTCTCGATGGTCGACTGGCTGATGAGCGGCAAGTTCGAACGCTTCCCGAATCTGAAGGTCATGTACGCGGAGGGGCAGATCGGCTGGATCCCCTACATCCTGGAGCGGGCGGACGTGGTGTGGGAGGAGAACCGGGGCTGGGGCGGGGTCGCGGACAAGGTCACGCGTCCCCCGTCCGAACTCTTCACGGAGCACGTCTTCGGCTGCTTCTTCGACGACGCGTTCGGGTTGCGGAACCTCGACTCGATCGGGGTCGGGAACGTCCTGTACGAGACGGACTACCCGCACTCGGACTCGACGTGGCCCAAGTCCCGTGAGGTCGGGGAGTCCCAGATGGGCCACCTGTCCCCGGAGGTCGTGGACCGCATCGTGCGGGGCAATGCGGTTGCCCTCCTGGGGTTGACGGAGGCGGGGCTCTGGCGGGGTCTGGGGGCCTGA